The DNA region ACTTCTTTTGCCCTAGTTTCATCTTTAAGAACTAAAGCATATGCTAATGTTTACCAAATAGGTCAAAGAGAAAAAACAGATCTTAGTAAATATGGCTTTAAAATCTCTCAAACCTATGAAAATGATTTTGGCATACTAAATGCTTCATATTTACTTAGTAAAAATAAATATGATAAAGATAGTATTATGTATAGTTCTTTAAAAAGAGAAGGATACTATCATGAATTTGAAATTAATTATAAATTTACTTTACTTGATTTAGGCTTGCATTATGATCATAATAACGCAAAAGGGAAAGCACAAAGTTATTCTAGATATGGGATAAATCTTGGAATTTATCTTGCTTTTGCTCAAGATTATATTTTTAACCCTTATTTAAATCTTAGCAAGTATAAAGCACAAGAAGATGATCCTATTTTTCATCAAAAGCAAAATGGAAAGATTAGAAAACTTAATGTAAAATTCATTAAAAATCAATTTTTAGGATATGATGGGCTTTACAGTTTTGTAAACTATGGTACAGAAAGAAGAAATAGCGATATAAGTTTTTATGATGAAAAATATCAATTTCTTTTAACAGGTATAGGTTATAAATTTTAAAAATATTTTAAATCTATAAATTTTTACATTTATAGATTTAAGCATTTATCTTGATTTTAAAGCACAGAAAGAATTTTTACAGCATCATTAAGCCCTGTAACTATGCTAGCACCATTTTTAGTAGCAATATCTCCTGCTATAAAAATACCCTTAACATTGCTTTGCTTATTTTCATCCATCAAAGGCACACCCTTATCATCTACACTAATACCGCATTTTTGTAAAAAATCAATAGGAGTAGATCCTCCTATGGCATAAATGATTCTATCATAAATTTGGGTGGTATTATCGTTAAATTCTACTTTAGCTTTAGCGTTTTCATCTTGGACTTGGTTAATATCTACACCCAATTTTAATTCTATCTTAGCACAAGCTTGTGCTTGATGGATATCTTTAAGATTGATATCATTTAATCTAGTGAATTCTTTTTTACGATAACAAAGACTTATTTTATTTGACTTAGCTAAATCTAAAGCATATTCTACTGCTGAATTTCCTCCTCCTACAACTAAGATATTTTCATTTCCCAAAACCGCATTGGCATTAAAATTAATAATCTTTGCTAAACTTGAAGGAAGTTTATAATCAGGCTTATTAGGCTTACCCATTCTACCTATAGCAACAATGATATATTTACACTCATAAAGCCCCTTACTTGTGCTTAGTATAAATCCTTCATCATTTTTTTTAAGGCTTTCTACTTCACAAGCTAATTCTAATGCTATATTATGTTCTTTTAAAGCATTTTGAAAAGTTTGTATAGTACTTTCTTTAGTACCATCTTCAAAAGGAATATGACTATAATTAGTTGCTTCACAACCCTTATAAGCCTTATCCACCCTTTTACCATCTTTGTAAAATTGCATTAAGGTTTGGCAAATATGATTTGATTTTTCTAAAATCAAAACTTCTTTATTTTTAAGTTTTGCCTCAACTGCACAAGCTATACCTGTTGGACCTGCACCTATTATGATTAAATCTAATTTTTTCATTTTATCTGCCTTTCGGTTTTAATTTTTTGTATCATTTATCAAGTTTTTTATAAATTAAGGATTATACACTTAAAAAGACTTTAAATCTTAATGCTAAGGTTTAAAGTTTTTTTTAAATTAAAGTTTTAATTTTAAAATTTAGCTTTTTAAAAGCTTTAAAAATTTACTTATTTGCTCTTTCGATGTACTCACCACGCACAGTATCAACGCGGATGACTTCACCTTCTAAAACATGGAAAGGAATTTGCACTACTGCGCCTGTTTGAAGGGTTGCAGGTTTTTTATTAGATCCTTGAGTGTCACCTTTAAAATTAGGAGCTGTTTGGATTATTTTTAGTTCGACAACTTGTGGAACTTCAACACCTATGGCTTTACCATTGTGAAACAATACTTCAACCATCATACCATCAAGCATCCATTTTTTTGCCTCGCCTACATCTTCATCGCTAATTGCTACTTGTTCGTAAGTTTGCGTATCCATGAATTGACAATTTTCACCATCATCATAAAGGTATTGCATGGTTTTATTTTCTAAATTAGGAGCTTCGCATTTATCTCCTGCATGAAAAGTTTTTTCAAGGACTTTTCCATCGATAAAAGATTTTATTTTAATGCGTACAAAAGCAGGTCCTTTTCCTGGTTTTACATGCTGATATTCAACTATTTTAAAAGGAATTCCATCAATTTCTATCTTAAGACCTTTTTTTAAATCACCCATTGAATAAGATGCCATAAATTTCCTTTTTTAAAAAATCAAGCTTTATTTTAACAAATTTTAGTTGAGATCACAATAAAATGATTTGATTTGATAAAAAAATAAGAAAAATAATGTTAAAATTTATACCTAAAGCATAGCAAATGCTCGCTTCTTTTTAGAAGAGGAAAGTCCGGGCTGCTAAAGACAAACATTCCATCTAACCGATGGCTAGGGCAACCTAAGGGATAGTGCAACAGAAAGTAAACTACCGCATGTGCGGAAAAGGTGAAACGGTGGGGTAAAAGCCCACCAGCGATTTTGGTAACAATTTCGGCTATGTAAACCCAATGTGCAGCAAGAAGGGATGGTTGATGTCTTTATTTAAACCCTTCGCTTGATTTTGCTTGCAAAAGCAAAACTAGATAAATGAGCATTCTCGACAGAACTCGGCTTATCGCTATGCTTTTAAGGTTTAAAATAAGTCAAGGCTTTTTGGAATTTTTGAATTTCTACTGCTTTGCTTTTTTTCTTTTGGCTGATTAATTGTATAGCCTCTTGGAAGAGAGATTGAAGTTGGATAAAAATATCCTTAGTGTTTATTGCTAAACACTCTTTAGACTGCGAACTTTTAGCTAAATCTTGGACATATTGTTTTAAATCAAGTTTATCTAGTAAATTTTCAAGCTTATCTATATTTTCTTCTATTAAAGCGAGTTTAAAATCATTAAGCCATTGTTTCATTTTGATGCACTTCCCTCCATGCTTCAAGCAAACCTCTAGTTACATTAATAACCTCATTGATTCTTTCTTCGCTATTTTCTAAATTAGCTAAAGATAATAACTGAATTTCTCTTGTATATAAACCGCTTAAATAATGCGCTACTTCTCCACCCTTATCATAATCTAAAGTATTAATAAGTTCTATAAAAATAGCACTTGTTCTTTTTATAAAATACACTCTTTGTTCTATGTCTTCATTTTTTATAGCTACTTTTGCCCTAGCACAAAAGCGTAAAATTCCCTCATAGAGCATTTCTATGAGTTTTTGAGAAGATTCTATGCCTACTTGATTTTGAGAGTAGATATTATAAGCTAGATTGTTTTGCATTGGTTTTTCCTTAATTGTTTGAATTATTATTTGCTGCTTGAATCATACTTTGCACAGCGGTTAATTGTCTATTAAGTTTAGCTAACATACCTTCATATTGTAACCATTGATTTGCCATGGTTTCATACCTAGTATCTATTAATTTTTGAGCTGATTCTTTATTTTTATTTAAAGCTTTTGTATCATTAGTTAAACTTTCATCATATTTGGTTAAAGAACCATTAGTTCCAGTTATTCCTTGAAGAATGACTTTAAGCTTAGCAAACACACCCACGCCTTCAACGGCTTGGGCATTTATACTTGTTTGACTTAAACCAAATTGTTTTAAAAACTCATCATCTCCTTTAATAGCAAAATCAGAATTGCCTTCGGTTTTAAAATTAAGCTTATAACCTTTTTCTCTATCTTTTTCATAAGATTCAACTTTAACGCTTAAACCTTTAATGCCTTTACTATTGATATGATTGGCTAAATTTTGAAGCATTTCTTCTTCTGTTTTGCCTGTTAATTTAAAAGTAGTCCCATCAGCATTTTTAGATAAATCATAAGTTTCAAAATCAGTAATAATTTGAAATTTTCCAAAGTCAAAACTTATACCCTTATCTTCTCCTTCACCCAAATAATCTTTAAGACTATCTTTTTTAATCAAATTTCCAGTATAATTGATATCTTTGTATTGAGTAATGCCAGAAAAAAAACTCTCAGCCATATTTGGATCTTCTTTAAATTTGCTCTCAAATTTAGAAGAATCAAAATTTAAGGTTCCTGACTCACTCATACTCAAACCATAATCTTGCATAGAAAGCATAACTTTGGTACTAACTTTATTGCCATTAGCATCTTCAACCATACCATCAACAACCTGGGTTTCAAAAAGGGCTGCAACAATTTGTGATCTTATAGAACTTACTTCATTTACACCTTGTAAAGTTCCTTTAGTCCCTGTTTCACTGTTATAATCTGTAGCTGCATTAAGATTTAAAACCAAATCATTATAAGCATCTACTAAATCTTGCATGGCTTTAGTGATGGACTCTGTATCTTGTTGGACATCAAAATTGACTTCACCTGTTGTATTTAAAGTTAAGGTAAGACCTACTCCAAGATCATCAATGGTATTGCTTTGTCTTATCATTTTAATACCATCAAGAGTAAATTCTGCATTTTGTGCTTTTTGTATATGCAAAGGATTGTCTTTATCATCGATAATGCCAACGCCTTTTTTATTTTTAGCAGGATCAAAGTCTTTTAAAGCTTCTTCATCTAAATTCCAACCTAGGCTTTTAAAAACATTTTTTGCATTTTCATCTACTGAATACTTTCCATCAGAGTCTTTCTTGCCTGGATAAAAGCTAATAGCACTATCTTCCCCTGTTTCTTTACTGGTTAAAGTCAAGCGATAATGAGTATCTTTTTCACCTGTGTTGACTATCTTTGCAACTATTTCCCCGCCACTTGCCTCATTGATCTTATCTGCTAAGTCCCTATAGGTTGTATTTTTATCTATAGTAACGCTGCATTCTTTACCATTAGAAAAAAAGGTTAAATTAGTAGTTCCTTGCATATTTGCATCAATAAATCCTGTATCATTTGCTAAACCTTTGCTTTGATACACATCTTTTTGTGCGAGTTGGGTAACATTAACCTTCATGCTTTGTAAAGCAACCCCACTAGTCACACTTAAACTTGCAGGTGGGTTTGTACTCACACTAGATACTACTTTTCTTTTTGCAAAAGCTGTAGCATCCCCTAAAGCAGAAACAGCAGTTTGAAAAGTAAGTAATTTTGTCTTAAGCTCTGTTAAATCTTTTTGTTTAGCTGTGTTTTCTTCAATTTTTCTAGTATAAGGATTAATGCGAGCTTTTTGTTCTGCCTCTTTTAATTTATCTATAGTTTCTTGAGTTAAAACCCCAGAACCAAATCCTAAACTTGATAAGCTACCAAATCCCATTTTTAACTCTCCTTATCAAATATCATTCCTATAAGATCTCTAAAATATTCAGCTAATCTCATAGCTTCTTCGCTAGGAATTTTACGAATTTCCTTTCCAGTGTTTTTTTCTGTTACGCTAATATACATTGATCCGATTTTATCGCTATATCCAAAACGAACATTAGTATCTAAAGATTCCATTTGCTCGTTTAATCTTTTTACAATATCGGCCAATCTTTCTTTCATATCTTGTTCTTGTCCCCCATCCCCTTCTTGACTTTTGTTTATATCTGTTTGCGATGGATTTGTCTTTTGAGTTATTTTTGTAAAAGATGGATCCATACTGTTATTTGCCTTCAATACTTCCATTTTAAAATCCTTTTAAAATCTTTTATTTGCTAATTAAATTTCATATCGACAAAAATTATAATTACTTTAATAAAAAATTTTATTTTAAGCTTATAAAAAGCAAAAAGTGTACCAAAGGATTTGTTTTAAAAAATTTCAAATTTAGCAAAAAGTTTGGGATCGTTTTTTAAAATATTGCGTAAAATAAGATCTTCTATGACACTTTTAGAACAATCTGTTTGCTTAGGCCATACTCTTTCATAAGCATCCATTTGATTTTTAGCGCTAGCATCTATACCCACTCTATCTTCCTCGATAAAAATATCTCTTTTAGCATCTATATTATTTACCACGCGCCATACGAGCATATAAGGATTTTCTAAGTTATTGCAAGGATCTAAAAATACTAAAATTCTAAAATGTTTTTTAAATTCTAAAAGCTTTTGAAAACTTTGTTTAAGCCTTTCTTTTTTATCAAGTAAAATACAAGTAATAGGACTTTTGCTTTCTTTATAGAATTGTTTTAAATTTATAATTTCTATTTTTTTACTAAAAAGCTCTAATAAAACCTTATCTTCTAAAATTTCAAGCTCTTCTACTTGTGTTTTTTCGCAAGCATCAAGTCCAGCCTTAGCACCAAAACAAGACTGAGGAGATGCATGATCTAATTGATCGCAAATTCCTTCTGAAATTAAAATTTTTTTTGCATCAAAACGATTTAAAATATAAGGGATTAAAGCATCATAATCTTTTAAAGCAGGGGCTTTTTTATCCACAAAAATAGCATGCTTGACAAAACTCATTTGTCCTATACCCCAAAAAGCGTGCATAATTTGTTGAGCATGGGCAGGATATTTAGCATCAATTTTTGCTAAAATAAGATTATGAAAAACACCATTTTCAGGCATTTTATAATCTATTAAATCAGGCACAGAAGTTTGCAGTAAGGGCAAAAAAATTCTTTCAGTACCAAGCCCCATGATTTTATCTTCTAAAGGAGGTTTTCCTACAACTGTAGCTTGATAAATGGCATCTTTTTTTACGCTAATTTTTTCTACTTTCATAACAGGGAAAAGTTCAGCTGGGGTATAAAAACCTGTATGATCTCCAAAAGGACCTTCGATTTTAAATTCTTCTAAGTTTACATAACCTTCAATAACTATATCACTATCATAAGGAACAAAAATACCATTTTCACAAGGGGTTAATTTTGCAGGAGTTTTTTTAATAAAACCATAAAGTAAAAGTTCAAAAATACCTTTGGGTAAAGGCGCTTGAGAACACCAAATATAAAGCGGATGTCCTCCTATAGCTATACTTAAAGGCATTTTTTTAAAACCTGAGTTTTTATACTCATGGTAAAAATGTGCTCCGTCTTTGTGAATTTGCCAATGGATTAAAAGTTCATTTTTATCACTTACTTGTAAGCGATACATACCAAGATTATTTTGGGTTTTATCTACATTTTGAGTATAAACTTGCCCCATAGTGATAAATTTACCCGCATCTTCCTCCCAAGTTTTTAAAATAGGAAGCTCTTCAAGAGAACTTAAAATTTCAAAATTGTATTGTGCTTTTTGCTTTTGTAATCTTTTAGGGGGTGCATTTTTAAGACTTAATAAATGCATAAAAAAATCTATCTTTGCTTTAAAACTTGTAGGAATATGTAATTTAGTTAATTTAGCAATTTCATTAGCTAATTCTTCATAAGATCTACCAAAAGCCAAATTTAAAGCTTTTTCATTACAAAAAGTATTCATCAAAACAGGGAATTTATATTGTTTATTTAATGTTTTATCTATAGGATTTTTAAAAAGCAAGGCTTTAGCATTTTCCCTTTTTTTTGCTTCAATATAAGCTATATGAGGGATTTCAAGATTCACATCTAAAGGCTCTTCAATCACTCTTAATAAGTCATTTTCTTTTAATAGTTTAATAAATTCTTTCATATCATACTTTCAGCTTGAATTAAAAGCTCCTTAGCTCCCTTAGCTATAAATTCTTTAGCTAATTTCTCACCAAAAAACTTATAATCGCTTTTTTTAATCATTCTTTTATCTTTTAAAATTTCACTTCCATCAGGAAGTCCAAGCACACAACGCACACAAATTTTATCATTTAAAAGCTCTGCATTAACCCCTATGGGTACTTGACAACCTCCTTCTAAAGTGGCAATAAAATCTCTTTCTATGGTTGTTTCAATCAAAGCATCTTCATCATTTAAACACTCTAAAAGTTCTAAAATATCACTTTGATCAATACTTTGTATCCCTAAAGCTCCTTGAGAAGCTGCTGGGATAAGTTCATCTTTGCTAAATTCATATACAAAATTGACTTCTTTATCCAAATTTAAACGTTTAATACCTGCTATAGCTAAAATAATAGCATCAAATTCTCCATTTTTTAATTTTTGTATACGAGAATTTACATTACCGCGTAAAGAAATGATTTTTAAATCAGGTCTTAATAATAAAAGTTGCATTTTACGTCTTAGGCTTGTAGTTCCTATTTTTGCACCTTGCGGTAAGGAAAGAAAATCTTTATAATTTTGACTAAGCATAGCATCATTGCTTTTTTCTCTTTTACTTACTGCTGCTAAAACCAAACCTTGTGGAAAAAAACTTGGCATGTCTTTTAAACTGTGTACGGCTAAATGCGCATCCTTTCTTAGCATGCTTTCTTCAAGTTCTTTAGTAAAAAGCCCCTTGCCACCAATCTTTGCTAAAGGTGTATCTAGTAAAACATCTCCTTTAGTTTTAAAACCTTCTAAAACGACTTCTATTTGGTGTTTATCTTTTAGAATTTGGGCTATATGATGGCTTTGCCAAAGAGCTAATTGGCTTTTTCTTGTTGCAATAATAAGTTCTTTCATTTTTTATCCTCGATAATTTCAACATCAATGATTTCTTCATTAGAATTGCGGTATTTTTGATAAGTATGTTTTGATTTTGTCATTAATTTTAAAACAATACCAAAAATGAATACACAAAATCCTAAAATACTAGTAATAATACCTGGAAAAATAAATAAAATTCCTGCTAATACAAAAGTAAATTGAGTCAGCATGTGTCTTAAACCACCCATTTGAAACTCCAACATATTTTTCCAAAACAAAGCCAATAAAACCACACCAAAAATCAAACTCATAAAGATAAAAAATAAAAAATTACCAAAACCAAAAAAGATTATAAACAACACACTTACAATGATTTCAAATACGAATAAAGGACTTAAACTCAATTTATAATTCATAATATTTTCTTTTTAATCACTTCTGTAATTTGATCTATTTTTATAAGTTCTTTTGTTAAATCTTGTCTTTGTATGAGTTCTACTTCTTGATTTTTAAAATCTTTACCAAGAACTAAAGCATAAGGAAAACCCATAAGCTCAAAATCATTCATTTTAACCCCAAAACGCTCATTTCTATCATCAAGCAAAACTTCAATCCCAGCTTGAGATAAATCTTTATAAAGTGTATTAGCAAATTCTAAAAGCTCTTCATCTTTAACATTTGAAACAATAATTTCAAGTGCAAAAGGACTTAAAGCCTTGTTCCAAATACAACCTTTTTCATCATGGCTTGCTTCAATAGCTACTGCTAGTAAACGCGAAACACCTATACCATAACAACCCATATAAAAGGCTTGATTTTTACCCTTTTCATCCAAAAAATTTGCATTCATAGCCTTAGAATATTTTTGACCTAATTTAAAAATATGACCTACTTCTATACCCTTAGTTTTTTTTAATTTTCCTTTGCATTTAATACAACAATCATTTTCTTTAACTTCTACTAAATCTTTAAAGCGTTCTTTGTTTAAATTGATTACATCAATGCCTATGAGATGATAATCTTTCTCATTAGCTCCTATAATCATTTGTTTTTCATATTCAAGCTCTTGATCTATATAAAAATCTATATCTTTTAAACCTATAAAACCTATAAAACCAGGAACCAAACCAGATTTTTTTAATTCTTCTTCACTAGCATCAACAAGCTCAAGTGCCTTACAAGCATTTTGTGCTTTTGTTTCTTGCAAATCATCGCACCCACGTATAAAAAATACAAGCAATTTACTTTCATGTTCATAAATAGCCTTTTTAACTATAGCTTTGATGGTATAAAAAGTATTGATTTTAAAAAATTGTGCTAATTCATCTATAGTTTTTACATTTGCAGTATAAAATTTACTTGCATAATTTGCCTCAGGAGCTTCATCTTCACAGGTTTTTTTAGCTCTTTTAGCAGCTTCTACATTGGCTGCATAATCACAATTTTGACAAATTACAATATCATCTTCTCCATTTTTTGCTAAAACCATAAATTCCTTAGAACCGCTTCCACCTATTGCTCCACTATCAGCTTCTACTGCCCTAAAATCTAATCCCATTCTTTGAAAAATTTTAGTATAAGTTTCATACATTAAATCAAACTCACGGCTTAAATCTTCTTCATTAGCATGAAAGCTATAACCATCTTTCATTAAAAATTCACGACATCTTAAAAGCCCAAATCTAGGTCTTGCTTCATCACGAAATTTCAACCCTATTTGATATAAATGTAAAGGCAAATGCTTA from Campylobacter hepaticus includes:
- a CDS encoding DUF2860 family protein, producing MKKYLFLCFASCILAMAIDFEDGLSGNLSLGVGMRNVKSNLSTLTNEDFLSDYNAKNSSSAFIPFLGVELYYGNFIQKDRIFIKNYNGRDISGVILGYEKAYLENLSTSFALVSSLRTKAYANVYQIGQREKTDLSKYGFKISQTYENDFGILNASYLLSKNKYDKDSIMYSSLKREGYYHEFEINYKFTLLDLGLHYDHNNAKGKAQSYSRYGINLGIYLAFAQDYIFNPYLNLSKYKAQEDDPIFHQKQNGKIRKLNVKFIKNQFLGYDGLYSFVNYGTERRNSDISFYDEKYQFLLTGIGYKF
- the efp gene encoding elongation factor P, with the protein product MASYSMGDLKKGLKIEIDGIPFKIVEYQHVKPGKGPAFVRIKIKSFIDGKVLEKTFHAGDKCEAPNLENKTMQYLYDDGENCQFMDTQTYEQVAISDEDVGEAKKWMLDGMMVEVLFHNGKAIGVEVPQVVELKIIQTAPNFKGDTQGSNKKPATLQTGAVVQIPFHVLEGEVIRVDTVRGEYIERANK
- a CDS encoding proline--tRNA ligase, with amino-acid sequence MKLSKLYAPSLKEAPKDATLPSHIYLTRAGFIEQIGSGLYNFLPLGKKVLDKIKNIVKEEMDKAGAQEVNLSFITPASLWQESGRYSVFGKELLRFKDRKDNEFVLGPTHEEAILSLVKNKITSYKHLPLHLYQIGLKFRDEARPRFGLLRCREFLMKDGYSFHANEEDLSREFDLMYETYTKIFQRMGLDFRAVEADSGAIGGSGSKEFMVLAKNGEDDIVICQNCDYAANVEAAKRAKKTCEDEAPEANYASKFYTANVKTIDELAQFFKINTFYTIKAIVKKAIYEHESKLLVFFIRGCDDLQETKAQNACKALELVDASEEELKKSGLVPGFIGFIGLKDIDFYIDQELEYEKQMIIGANEKDYHLIGIDVINLNKERFKDLVEVKENDCCIKCKGKLKKTKGIEVGHIFKLGQKYSKAMNANFLDEKGKNQAFYMGCYGIGVSRLLAVAIEASHDEKGCIWNKALSPFALEIIVSNVKDEELLEFANTLYKDLSQAGIEVLLDDRNERFGVKMNDFELMGFPYALVLGKDFKNQEVELIQRQDLTKELIKIDQITEVIKKKIL
- a CDS encoding integral memnbrane protein, whose protein sequence is MNYKLSLSPLFVFEIIVSVLFIIFFGFGNFLFFIFMSLIFGVVLLALFWKNMLEFQMGGLRHMLTQFTFVLAGILFIFPGIITSILGFCVFIFGIVLKLMTKSKHTYQKYRNSNEEIIDVEIIEDKK
- a CDS encoding NAD(P)-binding domain-containing protein; this encodes MKKLDLIIIGAGPTGIACAVEAKLKNKEVLILEKSNHICQTLMQFYKDGKRVDKAYKGCEATNYSHIPFEDGTKESTIQTFQNALKEHNIALELACEVESLKKNDEGFILSTSKGLYECKYIIVAIGRMGKPNKPDYKLPSSLAKIINFNANAVLGNENILVVGGGNSAVEYALDLAKSNKISLCYRKKEFTRLNDINLKDIHQAQACAKIELKLGVDINQVQDENAKAKVEFNDNTTQIYDRIIYAIGGSTPIDFLQKCGISVDDKGVPLMDENKQSNVKGIFIAGDIATKNGASIVTGLNDAVKILSVL
- the hemC gene encoding hydroxymethylbilane synthase encodes the protein MKELIIATRKSQLALWQSHHIAQILKDKHQIEVVLEGFKTKGDVLLDTPLAKIGGKGLFTKELEESMLRKDAHLAVHSLKDMPSFFPQGLVLAAVSKREKSNDAMLSQNYKDFLSLPQGAKIGTTSLRRKMQLLLLRPDLKIISLRGNVNSRIQKLKNGEFDAIILAIAGIKRLNLDKEVNFVYEFSKDELIPAASQGALGIQSIDQSDILELLECLNDEDALIETTIERDFIATLEGGCQVPIGVNAELLNDKICVRCVLGLPDGSEILKDKRMIKKSDYKFFGEKLAKEFIAKGAKELLIQAESMI
- a CDS encoding menaquinone biosynthesis decarboxylase — translated: MKEFIKLLKENDLLRVIEEPLDVNLEIPHIAYIEAKKRENAKALLFKNPIDKTLNKQYKFPVLMNTFCNEKALNLAFGRSYEELANEIAKLTKLHIPTSFKAKIDFFMHLLSLKNAPPKRLQKQKAQYNFEILSSLEELPILKTWEEDAGKFITMGQVYTQNVDKTQNNLGMYRLQVSDKNELLIHWQIHKDGAHFYHEYKNSGFKKMPLSIAIGGHPLYIWCSQAPLPKGIFELLLYGFIKKTPAKLTPCENGIFVPYDSDIVIEGYVNLEEFKIEGPFGDHTGFYTPAELFPVMKVEKISVKKDAIYQATVVGKPPLEDKIMGLGTERIFLPLLQTSVPDLIDYKMPENGVFHNLILAKIDAKYPAHAQQIMHAFWGIGQMSFVKHAIFVDKKAPALKDYDALIPYILNRFDAKKILISEGICDQLDHASPQSCFGAKAGLDACEKTQVEELEILEDKVLLELFSKKIEIINLKQFYKESKSPITCILLDKKERLKQSFQKLLEFKKHFRILVFLDPCNNLENPYMLVWRVVNNIDAKRDIFIEEDRVGIDASAKNQMDAYERVWPKQTDCSKSVIEDLILRNILKNDPKLFAKFEIF
- the fliS gene encoding flagellar export chaperone FliS, translating into MQNNLAYNIYSQNQVGIESSQKLIEMLYEGILRFCARAKVAIKNEDIEQRVYFIKRTSAIFIELINTLDYDKGGEVAHYLSGLYTREIQLLSLANLENSEERINEVINVTRGLLEAWREVHQNETMA
- a CDS encoding FlaG family protein yields the protein MEVLKANNSMDPSFTKITQKTNPSQTDINKSQEGDGGQEQDMKERLADIVKRLNEQMESLDTNVRFGYSDKIGSMYISVTEKNTGKEIRKIPSEEAMRLAEYFRDLIGMIFDKES
- the fliD gene encoding flagellar filament capping protein FliD, encoding MGFGSLSSLGFGSGVLTQETIDKLKEAEQKARINPYTRKIEENTAKQKDLTELKTKLLTFQTAVSALGDATAFAKRKVVSSVSTNPPASLSVTSGVALQSMKVNVTQLAQKDVYQSKGLANDTGFIDANMQGTTNLTFFSNGKECSVTIDKNTTYRDLADKINEASGGEIVAKIVNTGEKDTHYRLTLTSKETGEDSAISFYPGKKDSDGKYSVDENAKNVFKSLGWNLDEEALKDFDPAKNKKGVGIIDDKDNPLHIQKAQNAEFTLDGIKMIRQSNTIDDLGVGLTLTLNTTGEVNFDVQQDTESITKAMQDLVDAYNDLVLNLNAATDYNSETGTKGTLQGVNEVSSIRSQIVAALFETQVVDGMVEDANGNKVSTKVMLSMQDYGLSMSESGTLNFDSSKFESKFKEDPNMAESFFSGITQYKDINYTGNLIKKDSLKDYLGEGEDKGISFDFGKFQIITDFETYDLSKNADGTTFKLTGKTEEEMLQNLANHINSKGIKGLSVKVESYEKDREKGYKLNFKTEGNSDFAIKGDDEFLKQFGLSQTSINAQAVEGVGVFAKLKVILQGITGTNGSLTKYDESLTNDTKALNKNKESAQKLIDTRYETMANQWLQYEGMLAKLNRQLTAVQSMIQAANNNSNN